The genome window AACCAGAATCCCCAGCAGGTGCAACGGGTCCGGGGGATCGCCACCCGGATCATCCCGCACACCGCGGTGTTCCGGAAGGATGCGCCGGGCTGGAAGTGGGAGGTGAACGTCATCACCTCGCCCCAGATCAACGCGTGGTGCATGCCGGGGGGCAAGATCGCGTTCTACACCGGCATCCTCGAGAAGCTCCAGCTCACCGACGACGAGGTGGCCGCCATCATGGGCCACGAGATTGCCCACGCGTTGCGGGAGCACGGACGCGAGCGCGCGTCCCAACAGGTGGCCACGAGCGTCGGCGCGACCGCGGTGGGCGCCGTGCTCGGCATCGGTCAGACGGGAGCCGATCTCGCCGGTATCGTCGGGCAGGTCACCTTCCTGCTCCCGTACTCGCGCCTGCACGAGACCGAGGCCGACCGGATGGGCGTCGAGCTGGCGGCGCGGGGCGGCTACGACCCCCGGGCGGCGATCGGTCTCTGGCAAAAGATGGCGAAGATCTCGGGCGACGGCGGTCCTCCGGCTTTGCTGTCGACGCATCCGTCGAACGAGGCGCGCATCAAGGACCTCGAGCTCTTCTCCCAGCGCGTCTTGCCGCTCTACGAGCAGGCCCGGAAAACCCTGAAGTAACGCCCGCGGGGCGGCAGTGCTGAACGTGGTACACTGAGCGTGCCGTCACCTCGGTCTTCATGGCTGACGCAGCTGGCGTCGAGACTCCGGTGAGCTGTGGCCCGCTGTACCCACTGCCCTGAAGGAGCCGGACCATGAGCGTCATCCGACGGGTCATTCGACCGGTCGTCACTCCGGTGCCGAAAGCGCCTGCCCCGAGCCTTCCTCCGGACGAGATCACGTACAGGGGTTACCGGATCCAGCCGGAGTCGTACTCCATCAACAGGACGGCCTGGTCTCCGCGCGTCGTCGTGTCGATGCGGATCGACGGGCACTGGGCACAAGCGATGCCGCTCTACTCGCCCAGGGTTGTGCGCTTTTCCTCGCGGGAGGAAGCCGACCGGTGCGCCCTCGAGGTCGCGAAAGCGTGGATCGACACGACCGTCCAGTCCCGGTGATCAGGACGTTCGGAGCGCGGCGGGCGTGTTCACGGCGAGCCCTATCAGTCAGGGACCCGGCGCTCTCCAAGCTCCGCCCGTAAGCGCTCCGCCGCCGCCACCATCGACTTCAGCTTGCCGAAGGCCACCTCGCGCGAGAGGTACTTCATCCCGCAATCCGGGGCCAGGACGACGTTTTCCGGTTTGACGTAGAGCAGGGCGCG of Candidatus Methylomirabilota bacterium contains these proteins:
- a CDS encoding M48 family metallopeptidase, producing the protein MKGRTISRVGLVVVAAMTFVGCATTTEKGAVGVERKQLLLVSSEQMNQSAAVAYQKVLAEGSAKGAVNQNPQQVQRVRGIATRIIPHTAVFRKDAPGWKWEVNVITSPQINAWCMPGGKIAFYTGILEKLQLTDDEVAAIMGHEIAHALREHGRERASQQVATSVGATAVGAVLGIGQTGADLAGIVGQVTFLLPYSRLHETEADRMGVELAARGGYDPRAAIGLWQKMAKISGDGGPPALLSTHPSNEARIKDLELFSQRVLPLYEQARKTLK